Sequence from the Nasonia vitripennis strain AsymCx chromosome 5, Nvit_psr_1.1, whole genome shotgun sequence genome:
AATTGTTGTGCCAATAGTGCAGCCTGTCCGGTCTGCGTGCTGTTGTTACCGGGAGCAGTCGCTGCCAGTCGACTGAGAATCGATCGCTCGGACATTTGTAGTCTTTGAGCTACAGGTGGTATGCGAGCCAAAGTAGCCGGCAATCGACTTACGTCGGACTTCATGTCAGAGAGAAGTTCCTCTAATTGATTAAGCACCTGAAAGTAAGTAAACAGACGTGAAAACATACTCTCTGCAAGAAAATGCACAGTCAAATAGTAGATGAAAAGTCAATCTCACCTTATGCAATACTGCATTGGCAGGTTTGTTTCCAGCCAGGCTCTCCTTGCTGAGATGCTGGTGGGACTCGGCGAGGCACTCTACCTCGGCAAACCTCGCGTTCAGGCTCATGGCCGGATGGTTGGGGTCCTGGGTAAGATTCAAGTATGCGGCTCTGCGCAGCTGTTCCTCGATAACGAGAGCCTGCTCGAGCAGCTTGAATCTCCTGGCCAGGAACTTGTTCTTGATTTCAAGGAAGTTGCCCTTGCCCACGTCCATCTTGAATGGTTCGTTGATTATGGCAAATCTGATATCGTTCTGAATGTCTTGCCAGCGACCATAGCCGTGGGTAACGATACCAGCCAACAACCAGTAGTCGTGTCGCCTGTGCCATATTTCGTACTCGCGACCGGGCACCGCAGCCTTCTCCTCGTTCAGCCAAAGAGTGTGCAGTTCGGTAAAGCCACCATCCGCTATGTTAAACATGAACTTGCGCTTGGGCTTGACACCGTCCGCGTCCGCACCATCTTTGCTATCTTTGTCCTTTGAATCTTTGTCTTTATCCTTGGACTCCTCCTTCTTATCACCGTCCTTGCCTTCATCTTCATCATCCTTAACGATAACCACGTCTTCCTCCGCTGCAACTTCAGGTTTGGCTTTCGTTTCTGCGTTTTCGGTCGCCGATGCAGgcttctgtaagaaaatataaatcaattgATTAATTTCAATTCCAAATAGTTAGGCTGGAAATGTCTACTGCTCGAAATGCAAAATGATCTTGAGCCTACCTCTTCGGATTTTTCTTCCTTAATCTCGGAGTTCTCCGTCTCCTTGGCATCAGCCTTCTCCGTTTCCTTTGCCTCGGCGGCCGGTTTGTCCGCCTCAGCCGAAGATtccttctcctccttcttcacttcttccttttcttttccatCTTCTTCGGCGTTCTCGGAAGGTTTATCTTCTTCTTTCACCTCTTCCTTCACGGCTGcaccctcgctcgcctccttctCCTTGCCGTCTTCGCTACCAGCCTCCTTATCTTTCGACTCTTCTTTAGTCGccgtagcagcagcaactCCGTCAGCCGCCGGTGCCGGTGTCACCGCAGGACTGGGACTGGGCGCGTTCGAGGTTGCGGGTGTCGTCGCGTTGGTACTGCTCGCAGAGCCTGTGGCCGCTCCATCGCTTGTTGCCGTAGCTGCCGCTCCGGCAGCAGCTggcgtcgtcgccgtcgccgcAGCACCGCCCTCGGCCGTCTTCACCGGCTCTACGGGTTTACGGATCATCTCGGGCATCGAGTAATAGCCGTTTATATGCTCGAATTCTTGAACCTTTTTACGAATCAGCGACATGACACCGATACGCGTAAGCACGTGCTGACGGCTCAAGCCTTCGCGCGGTACGCCGTCCGCAAAGGTTTCAGCGTTATCCGCGCCGGGTTCACACAGATGCCGCATGAACAACGAGACATAGGCTTTGAAGTTCTTTTCCGATTTTCCTGcaatttgcaaaatttcattCATCAGTAATCGTCCACTTTTTTCATAAATCAATCAACGTCACTCGACAATTGTTCAAGTCAAAAAAAGAGTAGTCAAAATACGGAACGCAGCATTCGAATGTTTACTTCAAAGCTTCATTCAGAATTCCGAACTCCGAGGGAGCTGAAATCACGTGCGGGCGAATTGTTAGGCAAATACAGCGCGCACGGCTGCAAATTGCGCACGTACGGGCAGCCCACATTCGCGCACCATTCGTTAACACGGTGAAAGGCTAATGAAAATCGTGCATCATCGCTTCCTCCTACGCACATCCATTCGCACGACACAGCACACAAACGTAGAAACAAAGCTCTTTAGTCATTCGGACGCATACCTCGTAAATCACGGACGAGCCACTGCGAGTTGAAGGCGTCCTGGGGCGGCATGCCGTATCGCATGATCGCATTGAGGAATGCCTTGCGCTGGCGCGCGTTGAAGCCGAGCACCTCGATGTTACCGTTGACTCGGGCAAGCAGAGGCGGTAGTGGCCGATCTTTCTCGTCGCGACGCTCCAGCCGACGCCGACTGCGACGAGACAGCAAGTCACCCTCGCCCTTCTCGTCGAAGTCGTCATCCTCTTTGTCGTCGTCGCTCGGCGCGCTGAAGTCGCTGTTATAATCGGACATGTTGTCCTGCCAAGGTTGGTCGTCGCGCGTTCCCTGATCACCGGTCACGCCACCGTCGTTGTAGTTAACCTGCGAATTGATTAGAGAAAAGATGGCGCGTTAGAGACTTAGGGTTCGGGTAGCTTTATGGTTTTATGTTTGTGAAAAATTGGTAATATGGAATAAAAATTGAGAGTTCCATTGATtggagtaaaaataaaaatattgaaggTACTTTACAATACAGTTTTACTCCGAGCAATTGACTTCCAATCAGGTACAAGAAGCGTTTCAATAATATCTACAACTTAATttgatgtaaatatttacgtagttcaatgtaaaattattaaaattataatataacattaaataaatttatgtatgtaaaaaatcatatgtattatttgaataaaaatcaatGCGTTAAGAGCCAAGAATTTTATGTTTCGTTAGAAACCTAATTCTTTGTACCAAGTAATAACATTTCATTCTggtaatttttattcaaataatcGAAATAAATAACTATAGTATAGGAAATTGATGATTATACCATTGCCGACGCCATGATAACGTTCAATGTATCGCATCTTTTACTgtgattaataaaattaaatcattcataaaattcaaagaaaaaaattaatctgcGTCGTACTGCCGTCTGCGATAGAATCACCAATTTTAAAGTAAACCAAAAAGTAACTGTGTGTGTAACGCACATATCGGCATACCTGCTTCCTGACGCGCTTGCCTTTGCCTAACGTCCTCGCGATATCTTCCTGTTGCTGTTCGTAGTGGTGTCTCAGCAGCTTGATCCAGTAGGCGGGGTCGGTGTTTTCGGCTTCCTGCTTGATGATCTCCGTGTCTGTTTCTTCATCTTGTTCCTCTTTCGTCACGTACGACGCGACCTTGAACGAACTGAGATACTCGTTCGCCCAATTTTCCTTCTGTTCAATACCTTCTTTACTACGATCGAGCAACTCGGCAACAGCCTTGTCGTCGTAGTGGATGGCTTCGTCTTCCTTGCCTTCCTCTTCCTTGAACAGCTCCTCGGTACCGAAACGTAGAATATCGTCGAGCTCTTGTTTGCTAAAGTTAGCGCCTTTGCCGCCCATACCAGGTCTTACAACCAAATGGGTAAGCATCATCTTACGTTTGGCCACCTGAGTGACACGTTCCTCTACAGAGTTACGCGTTACGAAGCGGTAGATCATGACCTTGTTGGCCTGACCTATACGATGGGCACGACTGAAGGCCTGAATGTCATTGTGCGGATTCCAGTCGGAGTCATAGATTATCACAGTATCGGCCGTTGCCAAGTTAATACCTATCAACGTCAAGAaaagttatattacatattcACGGCATTAGGTAAACGTCGAAATGAAATCTCGAACTTGGTTTGTACATACCTAAACCACCAGCTCTGGTGGATAGCAGAAATACAAATTGTTGAGCTCCCGGTGCGTTAAATCTATCGATAGCTTCCTGTCTCTGTGTTCCTGTGATGTTACCGTCGATTCTTTCGTACTTGTAACCCTCACCCTCAAGATAATCCTCCAACAGATCTAACATTTTTGTCATCTGCGAGAAAATGAGAACTCTGTGGCCGTCATCTCGAAGTTTCTTTAACATCCTACTGAGCAGAACAAGTTTTCCAGCGGCTTTGATCAGAGCCGAGGTCTCGTAATTGCCATTGGGTCCGGTTGGGGCTTCTTGTGATGCCGCCGGGAACAGGTACGGATGATTACAACACTTCTTCAAGTCCATCATGATGTTGAGTAGCGAGACCTGCTGGCCGCCACCTTTGGGATTCAGCGCCTCAAAGTTTCGCGTCAAGATGTACTTGTAATACTTCTTCTGCATAGGCGAAAGTTCGACTCGCACAATAAATTCGGATTTGCTAGGCATATTCTGTAAAAGAGAGACGTTAGTTATCGTTCCCGGTATTAAGAATATTGGTAATTTGAAAATGAGATGAGCCTACCTTCAACACATCAGCTTTCAAACGTCGCAACATGTGAGGTCCCAACATCTCATGCAACTTCTTCACCTGATCCTCTTTCGAGATATCGGCGAATTCGTTCTGGAAGGCCGACAAGTCGTTGAACTTGTCGCGACACAAGAAATTGAGCAGATGGAATAACTCTTCCAAGTTGTTCTGCAACGGCGTACCCGTAAGTAGCAGTTTGTATGCGATGTTATAGGAAGCCAACAGCCTAAAGAACTTGGACTGATTGGACTTGAGACGATGAGCTTCGTCGACGACGAGTACAGCCCAATCAATCGAGCCCAGGCAGGCCGAATCGATCGATATCAACTCATAACTCGTCAACAGGACATTGAATTTGATTTGCGAGGAGCGGATCTTGGATGCTCGTCCACCGCGTACCGCGCCCTCCTCGAAAGACAGTTCATTTTCTCGAATCACCATACGACTGTCCTTGTCACCtgtgaatttaataatatcgTACATAGTATGGTTTTCGATCGCTTTAGTAAATGAATGAATAAAAGCAATGTTCACTTACCAACATATGTAACACAATAAAAATCTGGAGCCCAAGTTTCAAACTCTCTTTCCCAATTAATAATGGTCGAAAGAGGTACTGACACTAAAAATGGACCCTTGCAGTGACCCTCTTTATAAagtgaatataaaaatgtaattgtCTGGATAGTTTTTCCTAGACCCATCTCGTCGGCAAGAATTGTGTCGATTCCCTGTCCCCACGAATATCGCAACCAGTTCAAACCCTACGAAGAACATAGCCATATTAATAACTGTTATGCTAGATAAATCAAAATAGAGAATCAAAGGAGTGTGATGTTATACCTCTAACTGATAATGATGCAACTGCATGCCAGTACAATCCAGGTACTCGGGTTGTCTCTCATACTTCTTCTTGAGATCCGTGGTTGGCTTATCGGGCGGCGGAGTGTACCTCCTCGGCGTTCTCTCTTCGTCATCAATAATCTCCTTCGTCTTGGATTTTTTACCCTTGCCCTTTTTGCCCTTTCTAGAGGGAGGACCATCGGCGCAATTTGCGGCCCTCAGGTCCAGATAATACTCAATAGCCGTTTTGAGGCCTGGAATGTCTGCGTTTTCATCTTCCCAGGTGGCTTGATCATAACCAAGTTCGCGCCATTTGACCAAATACAGGGCTCGTCCGTCACGCTGCAGCCGATGATTGATGACGCGGTGGACGACCAACCAGTCGGGCCTGACGCCGAAGCGGTAGAAACGCTCCTCCAAATTGTACTCATCGCGCAGCGCGAGATTGTCCTTGTCAACGTCTCTGAGCCGCTTGACGCGGCCATCACTCTCATCCAGGGGCTCCTCGAGTTTGGGTGGCTCGTCCATATCGTACTTGCGCGAATAGTTTCTAAACATGAGTGGGTGGAAAACATCGAGCTGTAGCTCGGTCACCCAATCGCAGTACCAGTACGACCTGTCGACCCACTTGACGAAGAACTCGCGAATCTTACGCGGCTTTCCAGAAGAGGAAGCCTTGCTCGTCGAGGGTTCCTCGGACGGCGGATCCATCACCTCTTTCCAGCGCCAGGTCAGAATCTTGGCGACCTTGCCAAAGAGGGGCGGGCAAGAACAGCGTGGACACTTCCAGTCACCATCGGGAATCTCGGTCAGAGGTGGATTCAGACAATGCGTGTGGTAAGCGCTCGTGCAGCTGTCGCAGCACAACAACTCGCCGCCATCCTTACATACTCTACAGAACTCCATATGTTCATCATCATCCTCTAATGCACCTAGATTAATGCAATCGTTTTAGCACCTTTGATGTttaattatctcatttttaaAAGTCTTATGATCGATTTGCATACCATCGTTCTCGCAATGTGGACAACTCCATTTTCCTTCGGGTGTCTCCTCCAATTCGGGTTCCAAACAAACAAGATGATAAGCTCGAGGACAGGTATCACATAAAATAATCTCTCCACCTTGTTGACACACTTCACAATAGTCTTGGTGATCACCCTGTCGAAACAACACAAACAATAAAAGAGCATAAGAAAATTTGAGCTAATACATCTTCGAAGAGTTGACCAAAGTCAAAATATTTACCTCTCCATCAGGGAATTTGGACGTAGtcttcgtcttctttttcttcttagTTTTGTTGCCGATTTTGGTCTTCGCCTTCCTGCGCACTGGCGGTTCGGCAGGTGCCTCAGCGTTCGTTTCTTCTGGTTTAGTGTTGTTTTCCGTCGGTGGAACATCCTCGGCGTCGGCCAACATCTGTTCAAACTCCATATCCGAGTCCCTATCGGAACCAGGTCCGCTTCCTTCAATCTCCTCATCCTGTAAACAAAGATCGGTTACTTTGATCGGCTGATCCgcagaaggaaaaaaaacgagTCCACGCGATGCAGAATTACTCGCGTTCATCCTAGATTAAGACTAGCGCATCGTAATTTCCTTATCTCTCAAGTGCCTCGTTAACCAAACTCGTTATGAACTTACCGAACTGCCTCGCTTGCGCTTTCCTAACTTAATCTTGAGAGTCGGAACTTTCGAAGTTTTCTTGCCCTTCTTGCTTGTCCTTGAACTACGCGATTTTTTCTTGCGATCACTGtcttcgtcgtcctcgtcgtcatcgtcgtcctGTGCCACGGCACTTCTGTTCGATCTGGAATTCCTGTTGTCCTCATCGATCGACTGAGTCGACATGTCGATCTCAGGCTGCGTGTGTGGATTCAATTCTGAAAAGTCTCTCCACTTTGCAGCTACCAACATCATCAACTTGGACATCGGTACCTAATGTAAAAATCCACAGTTATACAATCGATCCGTCATcgattttcacatttttttatCTTGAATCGATCGAAACATCTCGTACCTTGGGATTCTCCTTTGCAAGCAGTGGCCTGACGTGCTGTTGGAACAGCTTGTAGGTGGTGAGGTTCTGAAAATCGGCGTCGGTGTACTCGATGGCGACGTCGGTGAGACCGAAAGTACTGCAGACCTCCTCTATCGTAGGCATCCCAGTTGCGGGCTCCTGTTGGCCCTGGGTCGCCGGTGCGGGCGTCGAGTGGCTCGACGACTTGCGCGACGAGGATTTGCGGCTCTTGCGGTTACCCGCGTAGTCGCTGTCATCGCCAGCAAGGTCGGCGTTCTCTCCACCGCCACCGCCTCCTCCGAAGTCGCTTTcctgaacaaaaaaaaaagaaagaaatcgGTTACAGAATTTCGCAAGAAATCCCCTTTATCGATCGTTATCTCCTGGGCCGAAGATTAGCGAGAGTCGATAAGAAGTGCAACACTGCACAGCGTGTTTCAcgcgtatataatatactcacATCTCCGGAGTCggactttttctttttctttttcttcttgccCTTTTTGTCCTCGCTTCGGGCTTTCCGCTTCTTgcccttcttcttcttgcgcTCCTCGGGCTCGTAatcgtcgtcctcctccttTGTCACCAACAGTagaaatttttatcaataacgttatttttttaattctcgcAAAGTTACAGCTCGGCGTCGAGATGCTGGATTGCAATTGATACTTACTAGTCTTTGTGCGTCTTCGGCGTCTGACGAACCCTCGACAGCTTGGCCGGCGCTGGACACCTGGTTGCCGGATTCCTCGACTTCATCTTCCCCTGAAAAAGAACGATTTTACATAcgttattatttgttattctTATATATTTTCGTCGATTTCGAGTCTCCCTTTGTTAGGAAGAAGAGTTTATTATTATCGAATGCTGATTGAAACAATAACAAGTTATAAATAGCTTTGAGGACAACTGCGAAAACCGTGTGGAATAACGAGTGCTCGATAGAGGTCAGTCACATTTACGACGATTTTGCAACTCGCTTGAGAATTAACATCAGCGAAATTTTACAAACGCGAagctcgttttctctctctctctctctctctctctctctctctctctctctctctctctctctcgactccaGCGATGATAAAAAGTAAGATAAGTTATACTTTGTACGCAAGCTAtaccgagtaaaaaaaattacatgagGTTGAAAGTTGCGAATAATgcagttttgaaaatttttcgctCGCGAAAGGGCGTATGTAATTATAGGATTCGAGGATAGAAGGTAAAAAACAGCATGAAAGTTATGGATTTCCGATATTTCGCGTTTGAATAATGTAACCGAGGGATAAAgctaaaaaattcacaaagtCTACGCTggctttaatttaaaaaaaaatgtagctCGATCAATTCTTCATCCCGCAAAACGTCAACGTTTTTCATCGATTTCATCAAAAGCAAACGCATCGCAATAATCCCCGtatcagcagcaacaacatcCTCCgaatcctcctcctcctccgcagCGAAAATTTTCCCATCCATCCCACACAGAGCAGCACCACCCCCTCGAGCCGCCTCTCATACGCTAAGCAAATGAGGGAATATCGATCTCGGCTCTCCGGGAGCTAGACACACGGCCAACCGTAGGCGAAAAAGAATTCCAACCCTTCCAGCGATTtcacattctctctctctctctcgagagagagagagagaaaaaaattacgcgtgtaaacgaagaagaaaaaaggatGACAGAAGAGGACACGAGCCGGGGCATACAGTCATAGCTCGGAATTTTCGTACAGGATACACACACAGGCGGCGCAAGAAAGgaaagggggagagagagagagagagagagagaaaaggaaaaaccGTTATAATGTacatccgcgcgcgagcggcgtttCGGCGTCTGTCTTTTTCCCGaggggagagagcgagagaaagagggggaaacgccaccgccgccgctgctgctgtgctgttGCCAGTGTACATTATGTATAATGGCAGATGAGGCGTCGCCAAAATAATGCAGGATTGCGATGTATGTCGAGCgcggaaattttttttatgcgaCCGGCTtgattcgaattttttttttcggggggATCAACGTGTGATTTGatgttttcagttttcgaggGAAATTAGGCTCGAGAGACATTTTCGTGGGTACATGGCTGGTTAACGGAAAAGATAACAATCGACGCTTGGCGTCCATTCACCGTTAGGGGAAACGAGAGTAAACGAGGGCGAGATGGACGTTGACTCGTTTAAAacattgttgaaaaaaaaaaaaaacgagctaTCGCGTATAGATAAATATTTGCACACGCTTAAAACTCAGTAGCCATGTTGACTTTTGATTAGAGAAAGAAGTCGTTCGGGCATGAAAACGTACAGTGCAATTTAAGTTTCACGTAACATCCTCTCTCATAATGACGCGCAGCACTTAAATTGTTGTCAGCGAGCAATCAGCGATTTTCCCGCAAGTTTCTCTATCGATCGCAATcacgcgcagcagcagcagcagcacacgaAATTGATAAAAGACAAAGTATTATTTCTGGCTGGGTATAGATCCAAGTAAAGCAATTACCGAGAGCAGCCTATCAGAGAGGACGGAAGGGAAGTTAGTCTCCGATCAATTTTTCAACGCGATGGGAAACCACATAAGTATATCGTAGGCGTATCCCCCGCTCCTCTCTCCCAAGGTTATTAATAATGCACAACAATATGTCTCATCTGCGTTCGAAGCTTGACTCGttgagctttattttttctatccACCCTAGTTTCGTCTCGTTAAAAAGCGTCGACGAAAATTCGTTAGAAATGGAGCACGAATGACTCAAGACAATTAGCTCACTCGACGCAAGATcgtgatctctctctctccctctccgcaCGTCTAAAAACCGGACAACAAACAGATTACAGTGAATCTCTTTCTGTCTCCGTAAACCATGTTTCTCTCGTTCTATCTCGGCAGCCACATAATATGCATTCCCAAGCAGTCATCGCTAGGTGCAAGTTCCCGTGCGCCACACGAAAGACCAGTTTTATCTCTTATCTAAACTGCGGTTCACCTTGATTACTCGTGAAATAAGGCTCGCCGCTCGAAAACTACGAATTCGCGGAATTAAGTCGTTCCTTCTTTAGATAAACGAACAAAACTCACATCGTCACAAATCAAAATTCGATAATCGATAGAGGCAATTACAAGGGGAAAAAATACTCCTAAGCGCTCACACGTAATCGATGCTCGCTCGACTAAGACCTAATTGCAAAGCGCGGCGGAATAAAATACGAACAAAAAACTTTTCGAGTCTGCTGCACTCTCGGCTGCTGCTTTATTTtaacatgtatatatatatatacacctatacatacacgtatacactcgtctcgtgtatatataataatattcctCTCGCTGAGAGAGCTAGCGCTGCAGaggacaacgacgacgacgaaaaaagagaaaaagacaaCAGACTAGAGGGAGGGGGACGGGAGGGAGACGAAGCGTTACATACATGTCTGCGCGCGAGTGTGCAAAatgaatttctctctctctctatccgcTTCTCTCGCATACACATATACACGCATGCACAGAGAGCGTATCTACATACGAACACGATTAAAGGTCCGTGTGTACACGTATACGGAAGGCGCGCGTATGTATCGGGCGATCGGCGTTCGTTCCGCGCTTCAGGGCACCGAAAAGACCGAGAACAGCGGCTACACGTGTGTGCgtaagtgcgcgcgcgcgcgtagcgCGCTTCTGGCAGCCATTTTCTTCGAAAGGGCCGCACCGCCGCTctctgtgtctgtgtgtgtgtgtgtgtgcacctAGAATGGCATGTTGCTTTTTTCGCAGACAATGTACGAGGGAATCTCGAGCAGCCCCGATGTTTCTCTCTCGAGAGGGTTTAGAGTTGCTCCGAGACTAGGAGCAACAGGATCGCGATGACGCGGGTATAGAACCGGTAACGTCAACGCTCTGGAGAACGTCGGAGGGAAGATGCCGCCGCGGCACTGTTGCTTCTCTCGATACATTTCGGAGTCAACGCCGGAGAAGCCGCGCGTGATACTCAGGCTAGAGTTGATACAAGCAGCATCGCGAGAACCTCGTCCGGAGACATTTTTCGCACGAAAAGACAAAGAAAGCatcagcagcgcgcgcgcgcgcgttcactCGACAAGTGCCAAGGTGAAGCGGCGAACCGGAGAATGTACGTGtaccagcgcgcgcgcgggagagagagagagagagagggaaaatcCACGATTAAATGACCCGACGTCGAAGAGGAGGCATAGCTGCATTTCGGAGCTCGAAAAAAAGCGCGGGTTGACGTACGCCAACAACTGCACACGGATGGGAGAGTAGTAGAGAATGTAAGGTTAGGGGAGCGTtagtgtgtgcgcgcgcgcgcgcgcgagcgcggttTTGAGGTTAAACTCGGCGTGCCCCGAGGACGCCGCCGATTCCTCGAAGACGCGTTAGGTCCACCGTGCAGGCGATCAACGGGTCAACACACGGGACTAGGGAGTACAGAAGAGGTTATCCAACTTACCCGCAAAGCTCTCGTCGACTTCCTCGTCGGAGGCCATTCTGCTGCGAGTCCAACAACTCCTCGGGAGGACACAACACGTCGGCGGTTCTCTCGCACTCGCTGCTGGAAGAAGTCGTCGTCacacgcgcccgcgcgcgcgctccctctctacacacacacacacgcgcgcgcacgcacacacacacacaggtcACAGTTGCGGGCAGCCGGCGGGAGCTCCTCCTCGACGCGATGCTGACGGCGACGGCGGCATCAACGCCAAGCACTGCTGCAACAAACACACCAGCGGGCCGTACGAGAGAGTCTCGCTGTTGCTCTCGACAACGCTGCGGTGTATGCGTATGTGTATTATCACTGCTGCACGCGATTCCTTTCCCTTTTTCTCGCTCGTGCTGCACGTCCGACGCGGtcgccgagcgagagagaactcgaCTCTCGCAGAACAGCGCACGGTTTGTCATATACGCTACTatgctgctctctctctctc
This genomic interval carries:
- the LOC100122046 gene encoding chromodomain-helicase-DNA-binding protein Mi-2 homolog isoform X3 — translated: MASDEEVDESFAGEDEVEESGNQVSSAGQAVEGSSDAEDAQRLLVTKEEDDDYEPEERKKKKGKKRKARSEDKKGKKKKKKKKSDSGDESDFGGGGGGGENADLAGDDSDYAGNRKSRKSSSRKSSSHSTPAPATQGQQEPATGMPTIEEVCSTFGLTDVAIEYTDADFQNLTTYKLFQQHVRPLLAKENPKVPMSKLMMLVAAKWRDFSELNPHTQPEIDMSTQSIDEDNRNSRSNRSAVAQDDDDDEDDEDSDRKKKSRSSRTSKKGKKTSKVPTLKIKLGKRKRGSSDEEIEGSGPGSDRDSDMEFEQMLADAEDVPPTENNTKPEETNAEAPAEPPVRRKAKTKIGNKTKKKKKTKTTSKFPDGEGDHQDYCEVCQQGGEIILCDTCPRAYHLVCLEPELEETPEGKWSCPHCENDGALEDDDEHMEFCRVCKDGGELLCCDSCTSAYHTHCLNPPLTEIPDGDWKCPRCSCPPLFGKVAKILTWRWKEVMDPPSEEPSTSKASSSGKPRKIREFFVKWVDRSYWYCDWVTELQLDVFHPLMFRNYSRKYDMDEPPKLEEPLDESDGRVKRLRDVDKDNLALRDEYNLEERFYRFGVRPDWLVVHRVINHRLQRDGRALYLVKWRELGYDQATWEDENADIPGLKTAIEYYLDLRAANCADGPPSRKGKKGKGKKSKTKEIIDDEERTPRRYTPPPDKPTTDLKKKYERQPEYLDCTGMQLHHYQLEGLNWLRYSWGQGIDTILADEMGLGKTIQTITFLYSLYKEGHCKGPFLVSVPLSTIINWEREFETWAPDFYCVTYVGDKDSRMVIRENELSFEEGAVRGGRASKIRSSQIKFNVLLTSYELISIDSACLGSIDWAVLVVDEAHRLKSNQSKFFRLLASYNIAYKLLLTGTPLQNNLEELFHLLNFLCRDKFNDLSAFQNEFADISKEDQVKKLHEMLGPHMLRRLKADVLKNMPSKSEFIVRVELSPMQKKYYKYILTRNFEALNPKGGGQQVSLLNIMMDLKKCCNHPYLFPAASQEAPTGPNGNYETSALIKAAGKLVLLSRMLKKLRDDGHRVLIFSQMTKMLDLLEDYLEGEGYKYERIDGNITGTQRQEAIDRFNAPGAQQFVFLLSTRAGGLGINLATADTVIIYDSDWNPHNDIQAFSRAHRIGQANKVMIYRFVTRNSVEERVTQVAKRKMMLTHLVVRPGMGGKGANFSKQELDDILRFGTEELFKEEEGKEDEAIHYDDKAVAELLDRSKEGIEQKENWANEYLSSFKVASYVTKEEQDEETDTEIIKQEAENTDPAYWIKLLRHHYEQQQEDIARTLGKGKRVRKQVNYNDGGVTGDQGTRDDQPWQDNMSDYNSDFSAPSDDDKEDDDFDEKGEGDLLSRRSRRRLERRDEKDRPLPPLLARVNGNIEVLGFNARQRKAFLNAIMRYGMPPQDAFNSQWLVRDLRGKSEKNFKAYVSLFMRHLCEPGADNAETFADGVPREGLSRQHVLTRIGVMSLIRKKVQEFEHINGYYSMPEMIRKPVEPVKTAEGGAAATATTPAAAGAAATATSDGAATGSASSTNATTPATSNAPSPSPAVTPAPAADGVAAATATKEESKDKEAGSEDGKEKEASEGAAVKEEVKEEDKPSENAEEDGKEKEEVKKEEKESSAEADKPAAEAKETEKADAKETENSEIKEEKSEEKPASATENAETKAKPEVAAEEDVVIVKDDEDEGKDGDKKEESKDKDKDSKDKDSKDGADADGVKPKRKFMFNIADGGFTELHTLWLNEEKAAVPGREYEIWHRRHDYWLLAGIVTHGYGRWQDIQNDIRFAIINEPFKMDVGKGNFLEIKNKFLARRFKLLEQALVIEEQLRRAAYLNLTQDPNHPAMSLNARFAEVECLAESHQHLSKESLAGNKPANAVLHKVLNQLEELLSDMKSDVSRLPATLARIPPVAQRLQMSERSILSRLAATAPGNNSTQTGQAALLAQQFPPGFTGGQIPATFAGAANFGNFRPQYSVPGQPPQGFAA